In Anaerobacillus isosaccharinicus, one genomic interval encodes:
- a CDS encoding DMT family transporter → MTTEQFFTNKYGIVLAAVVCTALWGSAFPVIKLSYEALNIQQGDTAQQVLFAGYRFFLAALLIFLFMASFKKKIRYEQGSLKPLLILGFFQTFFQYVLFYVGLSYSTGIQGAIIAGTISFFQIIFAHFMYANDKLSMRKTVGLFVGFTGVILVNVTRGTFEFQYGFGELCLTIAMVSCAYGNILARNASAKLNVMYLTASQMLLGGIGLLSVGVVFAGWMPFQFTPYSLGLLFYLAVLSSSGFVIWNNIMKYNYVGQVSMYLFLIPVFGVLLSSFLLNEIIHIFVLLGLMFVTTGIIIVNRKKPTRAQVLKSVS, encoded by the coding sequence GTGACGACTGAACAATTTTTTACTAATAAATATGGAATCGTTTTAGCTGCGGTCGTATGTACAGCTCTATGGGGGAGTGCATTTCCAGTAATTAAATTAAGCTATGAAGCTCTTAATATCCAGCAAGGGGACACAGCGCAGCAAGTTTTATTTGCGGGTTACCGCTTTTTTCTTGCGGCATTGCTAATTTTTCTATTTATGGCAAGCTTTAAGAAAAAAATTCGCTATGAACAAGGGTCACTGAAGCCATTATTGATCCTCGGCTTTTTCCAAACATTTTTTCAATATGTACTCTTTTATGTCGGTTTAAGTTATAGCACGGGAATACAAGGAGCGATTATTGCTGGGACGATTTCGTTCTTTCAAATTATTTTTGCCCATTTTATGTACGCAAACGATAAACTATCGATGCGCAAAACTGTGGGACTTTTTGTTGGTTTTACTGGTGTTATTCTCGTGAACGTAACGAGGGGAACGTTTGAATTTCAATATGGCTTTGGAGAGCTTTGTTTAACAATTGCCATGGTTTCATGCGCCTATGGAAATATCTTAGCAAGGAACGCATCGGCTAAGCTGAATGTGATGTATTTAACAGCATCCCAAATGTTGTTAGGTGGAATTGGTTTATTAAGTGTCGGAGTTGTTTTTGCGGGGTGGATGCCATTTCAATTTACACCATACTCACTTGGACTACTGTTCTATTTGGCCGTTTTATCTTCAAGTGGATTTGTCATTTGGAATAATATCATGAAATATAATTACGTTGGTCAAGTATCGATGTATTTGTTTTTAATACCAGTGTTTGGAGTGCTTTTATCGTCATTCCTACTTAATGAAATCATCCATATTTTTGTTTTGCTTGGACTGATGTTTGTAACAACGGGGATTATTATAGTGAACCGAAAAAAGCCTACGCGGGCACAGGTGTTGAAGTCAGTTAGTTGA
- a CDS encoding CBO0543 family protein, with protein sequence MSIEVTILYVVWSATIISLFFIPYHHYRKASISFLFQQFSAWFLGILVVQWNLIEYPVRELASVNQTSFTFEFFVYPVIGIFFNYFYPTNSSLFRRILYYCFICTAITIPEVIIEKNTDLIHYVSWHWTVTWMSVYATLFLLRGFFSWFFKNDLQKNKLGDRPHQA encoded by the coding sequence ATGAGTATTGAAGTAACAATTCTTTATGTCGTCTGGTCTGCCACAATTATTTCCTTATTTTTTATTCCATATCATCATTATCGAAAAGCAAGTATTTCTTTTTTATTTCAACAATTTAGTGCTTGGTTTCTCGGTATTCTAGTCGTACAGTGGAATTTAATTGAATATCCAGTGCGGGAATTGGCTTCTGTAAATCAAACAAGTTTTACATTTGAGTTTTTTGTCTATCCAGTCATTGGTATTTTTTTTAACTATTTTTATCCAACAAACAGCAGTCTCTTTAGACGTATTCTTTATTACTGTTTCATATGTACAGCTATCACAATTCCAGAAGTGATAATCGAAAAAAATACAGACCTTATCCATTACGTAAGCTGGCATTGGACAGTTACTTGGATGAGTGTTTACGCGACACTCTTTCTATTACGAGGTTTCTTTAGTTGGTTTTTCAAGAATGATCTACAAAAAAATAAGCTTGGTGATCGTCCTCACCAAGCTTAG
- a CDS encoding CBO0543 family protein, translating into MTNEQIVLFVLWITLPVILYKVIPKSRRREMVAVFLFFQTLTWIFSITLTYFGLLSAPVREFPDATKVNFSLEYIAFPTAAVLFQLWYPENKGKVRRTVHYIVTVAGILFFMLIVGELTELMSVNIDNLIRSFCNFTIELLLVRRYIVWFMKPVSTNTIGVSPS; encoded by the coding sequence TTGACCAATGAACAAATCGTTCTATTCGTGCTATGGATAACTTTACCAGTCATTCTCTATAAAGTAATTCCAAAATCACGACGTCGTGAAATGGTTGCCGTCTTCCTTTTTTTTCAAACATTAACCTGGATTTTCAGTATTACTCTTACCTATTTCGGTCTTTTATCAGCTCCCGTACGTGAGTTTCCAGATGCGACAAAAGTCAATTTTTCTTTAGAGTATATTGCCTTTCCCACTGCTGCTGTACTGTTTCAACTTTGGTATCCTGAAAATAAAGGGAAGGTTAGACGCACTGTTCATTATATTGTAACTGTAGCTGGGATTTTATTTTTTATGCTCATTGTTGGTGAACTGACAGAACTAATGAGTGTAAATATCGATAATTTAATTCGGAGTTTTTGTAACTTCACAATTGAGTTGCTGTTAGTTAGAAGATATATTGTCTGGTTTATGAAGCCCGTATCAACTAATACAATAGGGGTTAGCCCTTCATGA
- a CDS encoding ABC transporter ATP-binding protein, whose translation MIQIHNIRKEFDDIEAVKNMNLTIEKGSIYGLLGSNGAGKTTLLKIIGGIYKQDSGDVFISNEPVFENVQLKSRTIVLTDSLYFFPQSTVRQMANFYQSVYPLWNEERFLQLNKVFPISVNKKIHRMSKGMQRQVAFWLSLSTMPELMILDEPFDGLDAVMRQKVKNLLIQDVAERELTIIISSHNLREVEDLCDHIGVMHQGEIIIQKDLDDLKSDVHKIQVAFKGEVPATFLEGVDVLYKEERGSVRMYIVRGQEREISAHVYGNKPVLFDILPLTLEEIFIYEMRDVGYAIENVIV comes from the coding sequence ATGATACAAATTCATAATATTAGAAAAGAATTTGACGATATTGAGGCAGTAAAAAATATGAATTTGACGATCGAAAAAGGTTCGATTTACGGTTTGCTCGGGTCTAATGGTGCCGGAAAAACAACGCTATTAAAAATAATTGGTGGAATTTATAAACAGGACTCGGGAGATGTTTTCATAAGCAATGAACCTGTCTTTGAAAATGTACAACTGAAAAGTAGAACGATTGTTTTAACGGATTCCTTATACTTTTTTCCTCAATCAACAGTTAGACAAATGGCGAATTTCTATCAAAGTGTTTACCCTTTATGGAACGAAGAGCGTTTTTTGCAATTAAACAAGGTGTTCCCGATCAGTGTGAATAAAAAGATCCACCGGATGTCAAAAGGAATGCAAAGACAAGTAGCTTTCTGGTTATCCTTATCAACAATGCCGGAATTAATGATTTTGGATGAGCCTTTTGATGGTCTTGACGCAGTTATGAGACAAAAGGTGAAAAACTTACTAATTCAAGACGTTGCAGAGAGAGAGCTCACAATCATCATTTCTTCTCATAATTTGCGGGAAGTTGAGGATCTTTGCGATCACATCGGCGTTATGCATCAAGGTGAGATTATTATTCAAAAAGACCTTGATGACTTAAAATCAGATGTTCATAAAATTCAAGTCGCATTTAAAGGTGAAGTGCCTGCTACATTTTTAGAGGGAGTAGATGTTCTATATAAAGAGGAACGAGGAAGTGTACGTATGTACATCGTCAGAGGACAAGAACGTGAGATTTCTGCTCATGTTTATGGCAATAAACCTGTTCTATTTGACATACTGCCACTAACATTAGAAGAAATTTTCATTTATGAAATGAGGGATGTTGGCTATGCAATTGAAAACGTTATTGTTTAA
- a CDS encoding GntR family transcriptional regulator gives MFQLDLRSRVPIYEQLVEKMKELIIHEVFQKDEQLPSVRALAADLTINPNTIQKAYRELEHQGYIYSIPGKGKFVSPQADATNNEKVKKMKKDLVKLISEALYLGIDKEEILSLISVAEQSVKGGEGNDTNS, from the coding sequence ATGTTTCAATTAGACTTACGTAGCAGAGTACCAATTTATGAGCAGTTAGTCGAGAAAATGAAGGAACTAATCATTCATGAAGTGTTTCAAAAAGATGAGCAGCTACCTTCCGTAAGAGCACTTGCAGCTGATTTGACGATTAACCCAAACACAATTCAAAAGGCGTACCGAGAACTCGAACATCAAGGCTACATTTACTCAATCCCAGGTAAGGGCAAATTTGTCTCGCCGCAAGCAGATGCAACTAATAATGAAAAGGTGAAGAAGATGAAAAAGGACTTAGTTAAGCTCATTTCTGAAGCTTTATATTTAGGGATCGATAAAGAGGAAATTTTATCTTTAATTTCTGTTGCCGAACAGAGTGTAAAGGGAGGTGAAGGCAATGATACAAATTCATAA
- a CDS encoding ferritin-like domain-containing protein, whose protein sequence is MAETIVKELNEFLKGQYMGIHSYEHYIQKLQDPDIKREFQKIQQEHKQHAMLVAERIQNLGGTPVDDEGILGSMQGFLSQLNLPDTTEGLIQGALKGESIGIKMSEEIVKGDLDGESRQLIEEILDDDRQHTSFLTSLLQ, encoded by the coding sequence ATGGCTGAAACTATAGTAAAAGAACTTAATGAATTTTTAAAAGGGCAATACATGGGAATTCATTCGTATGAGCATTACATCCAAAAGCTTCAAGACCCCGATATCAAAAGGGAATTTCAAAAAATTCAACAAGAGCATAAACAACATGCGATGTTGGTTGCTGAGCGAATTCAAAATCTAGGCGGCACACCCGTGGACGATGAGGGAATCCTTGGATCCATGCAAGGATTCCTTAGTCAATTGAATCTCCCTGATACAACAGAAGGTTTAATTCAAGGCGCATTAAAAGGGGAATCCATCGGGATAAAAATGTCAGAGGAGATTGTCAAAGGCGATTTAGATGGTGAAAGTCGACAGCTTATTGAAGAAATACTTGATGACGATCGGCAGCACACCTCGTTTTTAACTAGCCTCTTGCAATGA